The Paracoccus albus region GACAAGCGCGAATGCACGGCTGGAGATCCCGTCCCTGGCGCCTATGGGGTCCGGGTGGCAGGGTGCGCTGAATGCCGATGCGGTCGTTACGCAAGGGGCCGATGGCCAGCGGCAGATCAATGTTGATGCGGTCGGTCAGGACCTCGCCCTTGGACAGCAGAATGTCGACGGCGCTTTGGTCGGCCAGACCGATATCACCATGACGGCAGAGCAGACGGCAGCTGGTGTCCTTCGCCTGCAATCTTTGGACATATCCAACCCTCAGCTTGCGGCGCAGGCATCGGGGGAACTGGTCGATGGCCGGGCAAGCGGGCAGGCGGCGGCGCAGATCGCCAATCTAGCAGCACTTGGACAGGGCTGGTCGGGATCGCTGGATGCGACCGCACAACTTGCGACGGATCAGGAAGGCACGCGACGCGTCGAAATCGACGGCACAGGGCAGAATATCAAGCTGGGTCAGGCACAGGCAGATGCCGCCCTGACCGGCATCACGACAATCGACATTGCCGCCGCGCAGCGCCGCGACGGCGCCATTGATATCGAACGTGCGAATATCACAAACGATCAGCTGACCGCGACTGCGCAAGGCCAGATCGGACAAGACGGTACCGACGCGACAGGCAGCCTGGACGTGCGCGACCTTGCCTCTCTTGGTTTGGGACTGCAGGGCGCGTTGGATGTGGATGCGGTTTTTGCCGATACCGGCGACGGTGCGCGCAGGCTGACAGTCACGGGAACCGGGGAAGACCTTGCCCTTGGTCAGCGCGGCAATGCCGGTACGCTGACGGGCACGACCGATATCGACGTGGCGGCACTGGAGCGCGATGGCACTTACACTATCGAACGTGCGACGCTGACCAACGATCAGACGCGCATCAATGCCGAAGGCTCCATCGGTCCTGGCGGGACCGACGCCCGTGCTGATCTGGATATCAGCGACCTGTCGGCGCTTGGCCTTGGTATGGCCGGCGCAGTCACCGCAGAGGCGAGCGTGCAAGACACCGAAGCCGGCGGGCAGGCTTTTTCAGTCACCGGCACCGCCACCGATCTTGCCCTTCGTCAGGCGGGCGAAGACCGTGCGTTGCAGGGCGAGACGCGCTTTGTCGCCAATGGCAGCCTGAATGAGGGTGTCGTCACGCTGGATTCCGCGCAAATCGACAACCCGCAACTCAGCGCAAATGCCAGCGGCGTCTATGGCCCCGATCAGACCGAGCTGACGGCAAGACTTGACGCCTCTGACCTGTCATTTATCGGCGGCGGTGTTGGCGGTGCGGCGAATGCTTCGGCAGAGATTACGGATACCGATGACGGTCGCGTTTTTGATGTAACCGGCTCTGCTCAGGACCTGACGATCGGCAACGCTCAGGCCGATGCGGCGCTTGCTGGTGAAACGCGGCTGGCCGTTCGGGCGATACAGAATGGCAGCCGCTATGAAATAGAGCAGCTTCAGGCCGAAAACCCGCAGATAGAAGTTTCGGGGCAGGGCGTTCTGGGCGGTGGTCAGACGCGCTTCGAAGGCAATGCCGGCAGCGACGATCTGTCATTTCTCGGCCAAGGCTTTGGCGGCGCGGTCAACGCCGATGCAACCCTGCAAACCCGTGGCGGCGTGGTCGAGTTCGACATAAGCGGGACCGGCTCAAACATCGCTGTCGGCGTCGCGCAACTTGATGCGGCGCTTGCGGGCAATACAAGTTTCAGCGCAACCGGGCAGCAGGACGGCGCGCTGATCCGTCTGGATCAGGCGACCGCATCGAATGATCAGCTGAACGCGAATGCAACCGGGGTTTACGGTGCAGGACAAACTGACATCACGGCAGAACTTTCGGTACCAAGCGTTGGTTTTGCTGGCGGCTACAGCGGCAGCCTGAACTCGAACGCGCGCATTCTTGACGTGGCGGAGGGCCGCAGGATCACAGCCGACGCGGTTGCCAATGGTCTGGGCATCGGAAATGAGCGCGTGGACGGCTTGCTGGCTGGACAGACAGTTGCCGATGTCGCACTGCTACAAACCGAGGGCGGCATCATCGTTGAACGGCTCAACGCGCGGAATCCGAATCTTCAGGTTATTGCGGACGGCAACCCTGCACAGGGGCTGAACGTCGATGCGCGCCTGTCGGACCTGTCCTCTGTCCTGCCTGGTATCGACGGACCTGCGCAGGCGGTTGGGACCGTTCAGCAGACTGAGGCCGGAACCCAGATGGATATCGCCGTGACCGCTCCGGGCGGAACGCGCGCGCAATTGGTTGGGCAGCTTGCCGGTGACGCCACCGATCTGCGCATGAGCGGTGTCAGCGACGCAGCCGCTGCCAACCCCTTCCTGCGGACCCGCAGCGTCGAGGGGCCCGTGAGTTTCGATCTGCGTATGCAAGGTCCTCCGGATCTGAATTCGATCACCGGCAATGTCAGTATGCCAAGCGGACGTCTTGCCGAACCCCGTATCGGGCTGACCGTCGATGATCTTCGTCTCGACGCGCAACTTGAACGTGGGCTTATAGATCTGGACGTCGCTGGAAATATCAATGCAGGCGGCAGCCTTGCTGTCGATGGCGCGGTCGATCTTCGCAGCGGCTCTCCGGTGCTGGATCTGAGGGCACGGCTGAATCGGGCCGTCATTCGCGATCCCAACCTTTACGAACTGGTCGCGGACGGCACCGTCTCTGTCACGGGTGTTGCCGCTGACGGTCCCTTGGTCAGCGGCACGATCAATATTATTGAAGCCGAATTCCGCATCCCCTCGACCGGATTGGGCGGCGCACAGGACATTCCCGATATCGTGCACGTCAACGACAATTGGCGCATTGCTGCGACACGCGCGAAGGCGGGCATCGAACCCTATGGCAGTCTCGCTGCGCAAGCGGCCGAGTTAAGCGGACCGGCGGCCGTTCCGCCCGCAAACCCTGCCCGCTTTGACCTGACTATCAACGCGCCCAACCAGATCTTCGTGCGTGGTCGCGGCGTCGATGCCGAACTTGGCGGCTCTACCCGGCTGACCGGCGATGCGCGCAACCCCATCCCAATCGGCCATTTGTCGCTGATCCGTGGGCGCGTCGACCTGCTGGGCAAGCGGTTCGACCTGACGGAGGGTCTGGTAGAGCTACAGGGCAGCATGATCCCGGTTATCCGGTTGGTGGCCACCCATACCGAAGACGACATCACCATCCGCATCATCATTGACGGCGAAGTGCGCGATCCGGACATCACATTCGAATCCGATCCGTCGCTGCCGGAAGAAGAGGTTCTGTCGTATCTGCTGTTCGGGCAGGGTCTGGACCAGATCAGCCCGCTTCAGGCTGCACAGCTTGCCAATGCGCTTGCAGTGCTGGCCGGTCAGGGCGGCATCGGCGTCGTTGGCAATATCCGAGAGGCGACGGGTCTCGATGATCTGGATATGACCGTGGACGATGATGGCAGCGTAGCAGTGCGTGCGGGCAAATACCTTTCGCGCAACGTCTATACCGATGTTGAGCTTGACGATGCCGGAAAGACCCAGATCAACCTTAACCTTGATGTCACCGACTCGCTGACGGCCCGAGGTTCGGTTGACAGCGAAGGCGACAGCACGCTCGGCCTGTATTACGAAAGAGATTACTGATCAGCACCTTACGAACGCGACGCTTTACCGATGGCGCAAGCCGGACTAGGGTTCCTCTGTGAAGGCTTAACAAAAGCTGCATTGGAGGAAACTGAATGAGTAAGCGAGACGAGCTGATCGCAAAATATGCCGCAGATATCAAGGAAAAGCTGGGTCAGACGCCCGACATGGATCTGCTGACGAAAGTGACCATCGGTTGCGGTCCCTCTATATATAACGCGGACAGCGAGACGGTCGCTGCCAGCGATAACGCCGAGCTTGAGCGCGTTAAGAACAACTTCCTGATGAAGAAGCTCGGGCTGCCGGATGGACCAGCTCTGATGGAGGCGATCACAAAAGTGATGTCAGACTATGGCAGTTCGAACCGCAACAAATATCGCGCCGTCGTCTACTATATGCTGACGAAGCACTTTAACAAAGAAGCTGCTTACAACTGATAAAGCCACATGCGGGCCGGAAGTGCCTTTGTTTCGGCCCGCTTGGCGCTTGCAACTCTCTTCCCTATCCAAAGCCAGGATGCGGCGGATGCCGTCCCAACCTCTTCTGGTCAGTGATGAAAAGGGAAAACCGATTCAAATGTCACGATAATATCAACAGTTTTCAGTAAGACCTCTTGCTACCCAACGACGTTTTCATGCGTTACAGGCCCGAATAGCACTCCATTTTTGTTCAGAAGGTGACCCCAATGACCAGATTTTCCACCGCTACAGCCCTTGGCGTTATCCTCGCAGCGTCACCCGCGCTTGCCGAAATTACACCGGGTTCGGTGTGGGAGCAGCTGAGCACCTATTACGAGACGATGGGCCTTACGGTCACGACCGAAGACGTCGAAGAGGCAGGCGATACCGTCACGGTGCGCGGTCTTTCGCTTTCGCAGTCGGACGACACGGGATCAATTGACGCCCAACTGGGCGATCTGGTGCTGACGGCCACGGGCGACGGCGGCGTCACCGTCGATATGGCCGACGAATGGACGGGTACAGCATCATTCGAAGCGCCGATTTACGATGATGAAGACGACGCGACCATGGCGCCCGATGCGACAGATGATACCACGTCCGCCGCCGAAGATGCGGCCACGGACGATGCCGCGGATGCCGACACCACAGGTGGCAGCGAAGCAGAAGATGCAGCCGATGCCGAGACCACGGCACCTGATGCGGCGGACGATCAGTCCTCGGACGATGATGACGCTGAAACCCAGGAAATGGGCACCGTGGAAGTCGCTTTCACCGCGACCAATCCGGGTGAGACCATCACAGTGAACGATGACGGCGGCGCAAACCTCTATGAGTTTGCCTTCCCGACGATGGAAGTGGTCGTCGACAGTGTCATCGGCACCGATGGCATGACATATGAAACCCCCCTCACCGCGACGATCACCAACTTTACAGGTACCGAGCGGATAGATTCCACCGACGGGTTCAAACTGGTTCAAACCGGCGCCGCCGATTCAGTTGCGCTGACGGTAGATTTCGCCGACGACAATGCGAGCGCCGACATTTCCGGCACCATCTCGGATATTGCATATAACAGCGATACGAATGTCCCCGCCGGAACCGAGCTTGGCCCGGACCTGACCGGCGCATTGAAGGCCGGTCTGGATATCAGCGGCGACATGACCGCAAGCGATCTTGACTTTCAGGTCGACATGGAAGGCACGAATGACGAAGGCACGATGCAGACCGTTTCCATCGCCTCAAAGTCGGCGGACCTTGCTCTTGACGTTATGATGGCGAACGGGATGGTTGGCTATTCAGGCACGTCCGGTGCGACCACGGTGGATGCGACGCTGCCTGACATGCCAATGCCGATCAATTACGCCTCTGACAGTGCCGAATTCAACATCGAGATGCCGCTTGTTTCTGCGGCGGAGCCGCAGCCATTCAAATTCGTCTATGGGCTGACCGGCCTGACACTGTCCGACAGCATCTGGGCAATGTTCGACCCTCAGTCGGCGCTGCCGCGTGATCCGGCGAACGTCCATATCGACGTGTCCGGCACCGCTACGCTGGATGTCGACCTGACCGATCAGAACGCAATGTCCGACCCTTCTGTCGCTCCGGGAGAGTTCAACTCTGTCTCGATCAACAACGTCGACATTTCGGCACTTGGTGCCAGTGTCTCCGCCACGGGTGAGCTGAACAGCCCGGAGGGCGGCAACATGACGACGCCGGTTGGCGTTATCAATGGCCGCCTGGAAGGTATCAACGCGCTGTTCGACAAGCTGATCGAAGCTGGCATGATGCCGCAGGAACAGGCGATGGGTGTTCGCATGATGTTGGCCATGTTCGCCAAGCCGGACCCCGAAAATGCCGAGGTCATGACTTCGGAAATAGAGTTCCGCGAAGGTGGCTCCATCTTTGCAAACGGTCAGCAAGTCAAGTAAACCTGCCATCCGAATAATGAGGCGGGCCGTCGCGTTCAGTCGTGGCGGCCCGTTCGGTTTCGGGGTTGCGTCACAGACTGTTTGCCGCCCATTAACACTAATGTCACTTTTCCGCGCCCACCAAGGATCCACATGCTTCGAGATCTGACACATGCCCTGCTACAGGCGGCCCGCGACGAAGGGGCCGAAGAGGCCGAGGCGATGGCCATTCGTGCTGCTGCGACCGGCATTGATGTGCGCAACGGCAGCCTGGAACATGCCGAACGCGCGGAAGGGGTGGAGATCGGTCTGCGGGTGCTGATTTCCGGACGGCAGGCAAGCGTTTCCGGTGCCGATCACCGCCAGGACACAATTAGGACTATGGCCCGGCGCGCGGTGGCGATGGCGCGTTCGGCACCGGTCGACGATAGCCTTGGGCTTGCCGACACCGATCAGCTCGCCACCGAAACCGAAGGCGATTATCTTCAGCAGTTCGACACCAGCGAAGCCCCCGACCCCGCCGCGCTTGAAGACCGCGCCCTGCGGGCAGAGGCTGCAGCGCTTTCCGTCGACGGCGTCAGGACCGTTGAATCCGCGAATGCCAGCTATTCACACAGGGAAAGCTGGCTGGCGATGAGCAATGGTTTCGAAGGCGGCCACCGCCGCAGCCAGCACGCCACAAGCTGCACCGCAATCAGCGGTTCGGGCCCGGGGATGGAGCGTGATCACGCAGGCGAGGGCCGCATCTGGGCAGAAGACATGCCCTCAGCCGAGGAAATCGGCCAGCTCGCCGGTGAACGCGCGGTCGCCCGGTCAGGTGCGCACAGGCCGCCCACCGGTGCCTTTCCGATCATCTACGACGAACGGATCTCGTCGGGGCTGATCGGGCATCTGCTTTCTGCGGTGAACGGAACAGCCATTGTGCGCGGTGCAAGCTGGCTGCGCGATGCGATGGATATGCAGGTTCTCCCCGAAAGCATCACAGTGCAAGAGAATCCGCACCTGCCGCGCATGTCCTCTTCCCGCGTCTTCGACGCTGAAGGCCTGCCGACGAAGCCGCGCGACATCGTCCGGGACGGCCTCCTTACATCCTGGACCCTTGACCTCGCGACAGCGCGCAAGCTTGGGCTTGAAAGCACCGCCAGTGCGGTGCGCGGACTGGGCGGGCCACCGGCACCGGGGCTGTCCAACATCCGCATGACCGAAGGGGATCACAGCCGTGACGAGCTGATCGCCGATATGGGGCGAGGGTTGCTTGTCACATCTTTGATCGGCTCTTCCATTAACCCTACAACGGGTGATTACTCTCGCGGTGCGGCTGGGTTTTGGGTTGAGAACGGGAAGATCAGCTATCCCGTCAATGAATGCACGATTGCCGGCAATCTGCGCGATATGCTGATGCGGCTGACCCCGGCAAATGACGCTCGTGACTGGCGCGCGGTTCGTGTGCCCAGCCTGCTGGTTGAAGGAATGACCGTTGCCGGCGCCTGAGGAAGACCTGAAGCTGCTCGTTTCGGCCGCCGAAAAGGCCGGAGAGATAGCGCGTCGCTACTGGCGGCAGGAACCCGTGACCTGGGAGAAGGATCTTGGCGCAGGTCCCGTGACCGAGGCTGATCTTGCCGTCAACGATTTCCTGAGCAGCGAATTGTTAGGCGCGCGGCCCGAATATGGCTGGCTGTCCGAAGAAAGTCCCGATGATCCGGCGCGGCTGGATGCGCTACACTGCTTCATCATTGATCCAATTGATGGCACCCGTGCCTTTATCGATGGGCAAGAAGGGTTTTCGCATTCCCTCGCCATCGCGCGTGGTGACAGGATCGTCGCCGCCGTTGTCCATCTTCCCGTCAAGAGATTGACCTATGCCGCACATGAAAATGGCGCGGCGACACTGAATGGCAAGGCGATCAGGGTAAGCGAGGCAGCCATGCCCGATGCCGACGTGCTTACGACCAAGGCCTCCCTTGCGCCCGCTTTCTGGAAGGGAGGCAATCCGCCAGAGTTCAAACGCAGCTTCCGACCCTCGCTTGCGTGGCGGTTATGTCTCGTGGCGGAGGGTCGGTTTGACGCGACGCTGTCGCTGCGGTCAGCGTGGGAATGGGATATCGCGGCAGGCAGCCTGATTGCGGAAAAAGCGGGGGCCAGCGTAACCACCATGACTGGTCGGCCCATGCGATTCAACAATCCGCAGCCCATGCTGGATGGGCTGGTGATTGCGGGACCGACGCTTCACGCCGAATTCATGGCGCATCTTGAAGGGCGCTGAAGCAGCGCCCGAGCCCCGCTATCAGAACAACGGCGGAAGGTCCGCGTAAGGATCGCCACCGCCCGGAACGGTAGCAACAATCGTTGTGCCGGGGCCACCGAGTGCCGCAATCTGCTCTGCCAGCATCGTTATCGCGACAGAGGCCGCATTTGCCACCGCCTGGGGATTATCCTGATCGACAGGCACGGCGATATCGAAGACACGGGTATGATGAGACCCCGCACCGCCGCCTTCGGCAGCGACGAAATAGCGGCCCTTCAAGCGGAAATAGCCGTCATTTGCAGCCAAAGCCTGCTCGACACGAACATCCAGCCTGTGCTGTGGGGGTGAGGGGAACGGCCATGGTTCCGGCACGACCGAGCCGCCAGAAATTTCCGAAATGGCGCGCGCAAGCGTGATCGTGAAAGCGCGTTCGGGATTATCCGCCCAAAGGATCTTTGTGCTCGACCGTACGGCCCCGTCAGTGCCCTGCCACGACAATTCGTCGGCAGCGGCGTAATCCGGCAGCGACACCTCTTTCAGCTCTGTCGCGCCAAGCTGATCGCCGGTGAACTGCGTCGATGCCGGCGGATCAATCACATAGCGTGCGGTTCCGGTGCCGTCCCCGCAGCCCGACAACCCGATGGCAGTTAATGTGATCGCCGCAATTTTTGTTAGCCTGTTCATGTCTTTATCGTCCCAGAATAAAGGCGCGTGGGTTACGTTCTATTGTGCGTGCCAGCGAGCCGAAAGCAGTGGCTGCGCGGCCAAGCTCTGTCATCATGGCGCGGGCCTGCTGGTTAAAGACGCTGTCACCGCCATAGGCTGCAATGACAACCTCTGCCCGCGCAGCAAGCCGCTGAAAGCGTTCGGACAGCTCGGGCAGGGTCTGCGCGGCCTCGGCCACCTCATCGGCTGCGACCCGCGCTGAATCGAGCGCTTCATTCAAGCTGCCTGCCGCATTTCCATCCCGCAGATCGTTCAGCAGGCCAGAGGCGGCTTCAAGCGTGTCCGACAAGTTGCGTGGCAGTTGTTCGGCATCTTCCGTGCCCAGCATGGCACGGATATCGGCAAGTATCCCCTCTGCCTGTGCAGAAATCTCTTCGAAACCGAATTCTTCGACCGCAGCCGCAGCCTCATCAATCTGATCGACCATCTCGGGCACATCGACAGCGGCAAGCCGCACGGCCTCAGCGGCCTGCGCCGCCTCGTCCAGAGCACGGGACAGATTTGCTGCGGCTTCGCCTTCTCGCAGATCTTCGAGGACGCTTGAAGCTGCCTCCAGCGTGGCGGCCAGATCAGCGGGCAACTGCCGTGCCTCTTCGGTGCCGACGACCTGACGCAGGTCCGCCAGAACGCCCTCGGCCTCTGTCGATATTTCGGCAAAGCCGAATTCTTCGATTGCAGCCGCAGCACCTTCCATTTGCGTAACCATTTCCGGCACATTAGCAGCAGCCAGACGCACGGCTTCGGCAGCCTGCGCCGCCTCGTCCAAAGCGCGAGAAAGGTTCGCAGCCGCATTCGCCTCGCGAAGCTCAGACGTCATGGCCTGAATATCGGCGGCGGCCGCCTGCGTGTCATCCAGTGCCGTGCGCAGCGCCTTCGGAATGGCCTGCGTATCGGGCGATGCCGCAACCTGCGTGATGGCGTCCATCATATTTGTCGCGGATTGCAAAAGCCCTTCAAGGTTCAGACCGCCGAGCCTTGTAAACAGCCCCTCTGCCGAAGCGCCAAGGTCCGATACCTCCGGCGCGATGGATGGGATGATCGGATAGGGTTCGGCAGCAACGTCCAACGCGGCGGGCGCAGACATAGGCTGATCAACCAAGTCGATCACCTTCGAAATGCCAAGGAAGCCGGACGAGGACACACGCGCGCGCAACCCGCCAGCAACGCGGTCTTCGAAGAAGCGAAGCGCCTCTTCCTGCGTTGCGCCGGGCTCCAGCCCCAGACGACTTGGCGCAACGACGAACGTAATGCGCTGCTTGACCTCTTCACCCTCAGGCCGGTTCTCATCGATATCGACGCCAAGCTCTGTGACACGGCCAACGGCCAGCCCTTCATATTCCACATCGGAATCCGTGGTCAGCCCGTTCAGGTCGTTGTCCACCAGCATACTCAGGCGAATGTCATCCTCGGCAGAGCCGAACAGGCTGGCGCGCGCGGCTTCTTCGTCGGGCTGTAATCGGAACAGATGCCCGGCCTCAATCGGCTGGCCGCCTGCGGCCATTGTAGAAAAGGCAACACCGCCCTGAACCACCTGCGATAACGAGGCGACGTCAAGGCTCAACCCCTGTGCACCGAGCGAAACCGAAAAGCCCGACGTATCCCAGAATACGCTGGCAGAGGTCAGGCGCTTGTCGTGCGGTGCCTCGATAAACACATCCGCAAGCACGGATTCATCTTCTTCCGACAGCCGAAGGTTCTGCATACGACCTACTTCCAGCCCCCGGAATGTCACAGGCGCGCCTTCGGCCAAACCCTTTGCACCGGCGGATGACAGGACGAACCATGTGCCTTCGCTGGCCAGCCGCGCCAGTGTCGGCTGGTTCAGACCGACAAAGTTGGTTTCCTTTTCTCCGGCATCGGAATCCCAGAACCCTTCGATGAACACCCCCGAAAGCACGGTATCCAGACGCGATATGCCTTGCGCAGAAACGATAGGCCGGACAATCCAGAACTCTGCCTCTGTGTCGATATATTCGACGACCTCGGGCTCTACACGAATATTGACCAGCACATTGCGCAGATCATCGGTGAAGCTGACGCTTTCGACTTCACCGACGGTCACTTCGCGGAATCTCAGTGACGTTTCCCCCGGCACAATGCCCGTGGCATCACTGAACTCAACAGAGATCACCTCGCCTCGCCCGGAATAGGCGTTCCATGCAAGGCCAAGCGTTACGGCAAGTGCAAGAATTGGAACCAGCCAGACCAGCGAAAAGCCGGCCTGCGCGGCTTTGGCAGCCGTTCGTCGCGCCGGGCTTGCCGGACGGGGGGCAGAACTATCACTCATTAACGTCCTTCCGGCCACGTAGGGGTAAGCCGCGCCAGATCAGGCGCGGATCGAAACTTTGCGCCGAGAGCATGGTGAATGCAACCGACAGCGCAAATGACGCCGCAGCAGGACCCGGCTTGATCGACACGAAAAAGCCAAGCTGCACGAGCGCCGAGAGGATTGCGACGACGAAAACGTCAATCATCGACCAGCGGCCGATAAATTCCACAACCTCGAAAATATGCAGGCGGTTATGTGCATCTTCGATGGTCGCGGGCTTACCCGCCACGATGGCAAGCCAGATAATGGCGATGAATTTGCCGATCGGCACCATGACCGATGCGATGAATATCACAAGGGCGATCCACCAGTCGCCATAGTGAATAAGCTGCAAGACACCGCCGATGATTGTTGCGTCACCGCTGCCGCCCAGGCCGCCAAGCGACCTCGTGCTCATCATCGGCATCAGGTTGGCCGGGATATAGAAAACCATTCCTGCCAGCAGCCATGCCCAGACAGCCTGCAAACCGCGACGATCCGGGGGCGTCAGCGCCGCGCCGCATCTTGCGCATTCCTTGGTGTCATCAGGCCAGACACGGCCACAACTGCGGCACCCGATCAGCCCGGCACGATGCGACGTCAGTGTAGTCGCTTGGGTCTGTCTGGCCCCTGCCGCCTGTGCAGCATCTTGATTGGCTTCGGCTGCCTGCGTCATTCAAACCCCACCATTTCACGCCCATCGGTGCGCAGGCCCCCATCCTCGATCGCATCCCATATCGTTGCTGAGGACATGAAGCTCTTGTTGGCAAGGCTGACGAAGATCAGCGCACAGAACGCCCAGAAGGCTGGGCCGAAACTGATCGTTGCAAGCCCGCCGACCTTCACCATCGCCACCGCAGTCCCGATGATAAAAATTTCAGCCATTGACCAGGGCTTCATCTGCTCTGACAGACGAAAGGCTCTCGCGGCACCGGCATAGGGGCGTTTGCCGCGGGCAAGCGGCCAGAGCGTGTAAACGAGCAATCCTGCCCTGAGCGCAGGCAGCGCCACGACCATTCCCAATATCCCAACGGTCAGCGGCGCGATGAAGCCTTCGGAAAAGGCCATCGCCACACCGAAAAGCGATGTTTTGTTGCCCAGCCCCATTCGCGAGACTTCAAGGAAAGGAAAGAAAATCGCCCCGACCATCAGAACCATTGTGGTAATCGCCAGTGCGATGATCTGCGTAAAAGCACCAGCACGCGGACGCGCCAGCACCGTGTTGCAGCGCAGACAACGGGCGGTTTCACCGTCGCTAAGCTCTTCCTCGACATATAACGCATCGCAACGGGGGCAGGCGATCAGCCCCTCGCCGGTGGTCATGTCATATTCACCCGGTTGCAACATCAGAATAAAATACGGCTCACTGCGCCGCCATCAAGGCCAAGGAACCATGAGCCTGATGATTTAAGCGTGACTGCGCGTTCGCGGTTACAGATGCCACATGCTTCAATTCCGCCGCGTGACCGGGCAGAGTGGCGAAATCCGGGACGAGGAGGGGTCATGGACTACGATTTCATTATCGTTGGCGCGGGCAGTGCGGGCTGCGTGCTGGCCAACCGCCTGTCGGCCGATCCGGGCACGCGTGTTCTGCTGCTGGAGGCAGGTGGCCGCGATAACTATCACTGGATACATATTCCCGTCGGCTATCTGTATTGCATCGGCAACCCGCGAACCGACTGGGGCTTTCGCACAGCGCCCCAACCCGGACTGCATGGCAGAGAGTTGCTGTACCCCCGCGGCAAGGTTCTTGGCGGATGTAGTTCCATCAACGGGATGCTCTATCTGCGCGGTCAGTCACGCGACTATGACGGCTGGCGGCAGCTAGGGTGCACCGGCTGGGGCTGGGACGACGTCCTGCCCTATTTCCTGAAGTCCGAGGATTACTTTGCAGGCGACAGCGAACACCATCGCCGCGGCGGAGAATGGCGGGTCGAGGCGCAACGACTGA contains the following coding sequences:
- a CDS encoding DUF2125 domain-containing protein; translation: MTRFSTATALGVILAASPALAEITPGSVWEQLSTYYETMGLTVTTEDVEEAGDTVTVRGLSLSQSDDTGSIDAQLGDLVLTATGDGGVTVDMADEWTGTASFEAPIYDDEDDATMAPDATDDTTSAAEDAATDDAADADTTGGSEAEDAADAETTAPDAADDQSSDDDDAETQEMGTVEVAFTATNPGETITVNDDGGANLYEFAFPTMEVVVDSVIGTDGMTYETPLTATITNFTGTERIDSTDGFKLVQTGAADSVALTVDFADDNASADISGTISDIAYNSDTNVPAGTELGPDLTGALKAGLDISGDMTASDLDFQVDMEGTNDEGTMQTVSIASKSADLALDVMMANGMVGYSGTSGATTVDATLPDMPMPINYASDSAEFNIEMPLVSAAEPQPFKFVYGLTGLTLSDSIWAMFDPQSALPRDPANVHIDVSGTATLDVDLTDQNAMSDPSVAPGEFNSVSINNVDISALGASVSATGELNSPEGGNMTTPVGVINGRLEGINALFDKLIEAGMMPQEQAMGVRMMLAMFAKPDPENAEVMTSEIEFREGGSIFANGQQVK
- a CDS encoding DUF2853 family protein produces the protein MSKRDELIAKYAADIKEKLGQTPDMDLLTKVTIGCGPSIYNADSETVAASDNAELERVKNNFLMKKLGLPDGPALMEAITKVMSDYGSSNRNKYRAVVYYMLTKHFNKEAAYN
- a CDS encoding translocation/assembly module TamB domain-containing protein — protein: MLQRVLIFLALVLLLPFSTSAQETVDEDATIAEIAAEESSDEGFLTRVLQSRLSGAGRSVDIQGFRGALSSRATFDRITIADAEGTWLTLEDGAIQWTRSALLRGRVEIGELSAARIEIPRGPGGEAEEEQQRTEARSFNLPELPVGINIEQIDADSVILGEELLGEEAVVSVTGSMSLAGGEGIADVVINRTDGKKGDFTFNGSFDNESRVLDVDLSLDEDPEGIFSRIARIEGRPAVTAEIHGEGPLSDYAATIQIATDGEPRITGEVSFAAAEDEDGTAGNDFNVQIGGDLATLLPPDNRAFFGNETQLLAQGFRAASGRLELEALSLDTDALKINGRLATNDQRAPQMLDLTIDFGEQAGATALPVTIPFVDPPVTVQSGNLAIGYDARQGSDWSLNGWLTAIDREGVNLSRLDLDGQGQVVLAEGDSLDQINGSVGFDASGLQLADEKLQRVVGDSISGRTGFDFAPGQVLELTEMAISGTDYGLEGRLTVDGLSSGIVLSTDEVIATHSDLSNISELAGRSLSGSATADLAGYFQVLTGAFDLDGTVTGTDLRVDNEQLDHLLQGNSTIELSAGRTEEGTELRDLSINAQRISLTASGTATNDNLDLTADFSVPTLADLDPDLDGALSANARIVGAPGARQVILTGDAAGLQTGITALDGAFAGETSLDAELQEGADGFSLTALQLQNGQLDLDGSGAITGGEIDANFDLTFKDLGALGERFSGILDAQAQITGGADGRNILITGTGEDIAVGQDNVDGLLVGETQINLQATQSGAVITLSDARVTNEQLSMTAAGSFGASGTSANARLEIPSLAPMGSGWQGALNADAVVTQGADGQRQINVDAVGQDLALGQQNVDGALVGQTDITMTAEQTAAGVLRLQSLDISNPQLAAQASGELVDGRASGQAAAQIANLAALGQGWSGSLDATAQLATDQEGTRRVEIDGTGQNIKLGQAQADAALTGITTIDIAAAQRRDGAIDIERANITNDQLTATAQGQIGQDGTDATGSLDVRDLASLGLGLQGALDVDAVFADTGDGARRLTVTGTGEDLALGQRGNAGTLTGTTDIDVAALERDGTYTIERATLTNDQTRINAEGSIGPGGTDARADLDISDLSALGLGMAGAVTAEASVQDTEAGGQAFSVTGTATDLALRQAGEDRALQGETRFVANGSLNEGVVTLDSAQIDNPQLSANASGVYGPDQTELTARLDASDLSFIGGGVGGAANASAEITDTDDGRVFDVTGSAQDLTIGNAQADAALAGETRLAVRAIQNGSRYEIEQLQAENPQIEVSGQGVLGGGQTRFEGNAGSDDLSFLGQGFGGAVNADATLQTRGGVVEFDISGTGSNIAVGVAQLDAALAGNTSFSATGQQDGALIRLDQATASNDQLNANATGVYGAGQTDITAELSVPSVGFAGGYSGSLNSNARILDVAEGRRITADAVANGLGIGNERVDGLLAGQTVADVALLQTEGGIIVERLNARNPNLQVIADGNPAQGLNVDARLSDLSSVLPGIDGPAQAVGTVQQTEAGTQMDIAVTAPGGTRAQLVGQLAGDATDLRMSGVSDAAAANPFLRTRSVEGPVSFDLRMQGPPDLNSITGNVSMPSGRLAEPRIGLTVDDLRLDAQLERGLIDLDVAGNINAGGSLAVDGAVDLRSGSPVLDLRARLNRAVIRDPNLYELVADGTVSVTGVAADGPLVSGTINIIEAEFRIPSTGLGGAQDIPDIVHVNDNWRIAATRAKAGIEPYGSLAAQAAELSGPAAVPPANPARFDLTINAPNQIFVRGRGVDAELGGSTRLTGDARNPIPIGHLSLIRGRVDLLGKRFDLTEGLVELQGSMIPVIRLVATHTEDDITIRIIIDGEVRDPDITFESDPSLPEEEVLSYLLFGQGLDQISPLQAAQLANALAVLAGQGGIGVVGNIREATGLDDLDMTVDDDGSVAVRAGKYLSRNVYTDVELDDAGKTQINLNLDVTDSLTARGSVDSEGDSTLGLYYERDY